Proteins co-encoded in one Capnocytophaga ochracea DSM 7271 genomic window:
- a CDS encoding c-type cytochrome: MKHFNNYIKYLLLILLVVGCRNKQERNIEFMPDMYQSPAYKTYEVAPLSPPEHTVKRGELPYRYPNTIEGYEQAKAQLHNPLATDTLQQIQNLTDGKKLYGIYCALCHGEKGDGKGVLVQREKILGVPNYKSRELTEGSIYHVLYYGRNTMPAFANQLSEKERWQVAMYVEQLRDKR, from the coding sequence ATGAAACATTTTAATAATTATATAAAGTATTTATTGCTAATATTATTGGTAGTTGGTTGTAGGAACAAACAAGAGCGCAACATTGAGTTTATGCCCGATATGTACCAGAGTCCTGCTTATAAAACTTATGAAGTCGCACCGCTCTCCCCTCCTGAGCACACTGTAAAAAGAGGTGAGTTGCCCTACCGCTACCCTAATACCATTGAGGGTTATGAGCAAGCCAAAGCACAATTGCACAACCCCTTAGCAACTGATACTCTACAACAAATTCAAAATCTAACCGATGGCAAAAAACTTTACGGTATCTATTGCGCGCTCTGTCACGGTGAGAAAGGTGACGGCAAAGGAGTTTTAGTGCAAAGGGAGAAGATTTTAGGCGTTCCCAACTACAAGAGCAGAGAGCTCACCGAAGGTAGCATTTACCACGTGCTCTACTATGGACGCAATACAATGCCCGCTTTTGCTAATCAGCTGAGTGAGAAAGAACGCTGGCAAGTAGCAATGTACGTTGAACAGCTAAGAGATAAGAGGTAA
- a CDS encoding quinol:electron acceptor oxidoreductase subunit ActD, giving the protein MQILNDKSYHTISEDIARPIEGRASRAWWIAFGITLLATLWGVWAIWVTLRDGIGAWGLNKSVGWAWDITNFVWWIGIGHAGTLISAVLLLFRQQWRVAINRSAEAMTIFAVLQASIFPILHLGRPWLLHFNLPIPNQYGSLWDNFNSPLLWDVFAIATYFSVSLVFWWVGLLPDFAMLRDRALKPFQKKIYSLLSFGWSGRAKDWQRMEETMLLLAGIATPLVISVHTIVSFDFATSVVSGWHTTIFPPYFVAGAIFSGFAMVSLLLIILRKVCKLEAYITLKHIDLMNTVMLVAGSIVAVAYLTEFFMAMRSHSEFEKYVFINRATGDYAWAFWTMIICNIVLPQLLWFKKLRRSIAFSVCVALVVCVGMWFERFVIIVTSLHRGYLPSSWTMFSPTWVDIGIFVGTLGFFFLLFLLYARSFPMIAQAEVKGVSGQVSGLRYQGTDVREQVSLNSYLLTLTSPEELLVTVKQLKQEGKEIQEVYTPFYVHGLDEALGLKRTRLGKATFLYGLIGLFFGCWLTYFTMIKDWPMDIGGKPNATFWQNLPAFIPIIFELVVYFAAHLLVISFFIRSRLYPFKKAENPIKKSSDDKFVIQVRDKK; this is encoded by the coding sequence ATGCAGATACTCAACGATAAATCCTATCATACCATCAGTGAAGATATAGCGCGCCCCATTGAAGGTCGTGCTTCGCGTGCGTGGTGGATTGCCTTTGGTATTACCCTCCTTGCAACCCTCTGGGGAGTGTGGGCAATATGGGTAACCTTGCGCGACGGCATAGGCGCGTGGGGGCTCAACAAAAGCGTAGGTTGGGCGTGGGACATCACCAACTTTGTGTGGTGGATAGGTATCGGGCACGCGGGAACGCTCATCTCGGCGGTATTGTTGCTCTTTCGCCAACAGTGGCGGGTGGCAATTAATCGCTCAGCTGAAGCTATGACTATATTCGCGGTGCTTCAAGCGAGTATCTTCCCGATACTGCATTTGGGCAGACCGTGGTTATTGCATTTCAACTTGCCTATTCCTAACCAATACGGCTCGTTGTGGGACAATTTCAACTCGCCTTTGCTATGGGATGTGTTTGCTATTGCTACCTACTTTTCAGTATCCTTAGTATTTTGGTGGGTAGGCTTACTCCCCGATTTTGCTATGTTGCGCGACCGTGCTCTCAAGCCTTTTCAGAAGAAGATTTACAGCTTGCTGAGTTTTGGGTGGAGTGGTCGCGCCAAAGATTGGCAACGTATGGAAGAAACAATGTTGCTCTTGGCAGGTATTGCCACTCCGTTAGTCATTTCGGTGCATACTATTGTCTCTTTTGATTTTGCTACTTCGGTGGTCTCTGGCTGGCACACTACTATCTTCCCGCCCTACTTTGTAGCAGGAGCTATCTTTTCGGGTTTTGCAATGGTGAGTTTGCTACTGATTATCTTGCGCAAAGTATGTAAATTAGAAGCCTATATCACCCTCAAACACATCGATCTGATGAACACTGTAATGTTAGTTGCGGGTAGTATTGTAGCGGTTGCTTACCTGACCGAGTTTTTTATGGCAATGCGCTCTCACTCGGAGTTTGAAAAATACGTCTTCATAAATCGTGCTACAGGTGATTATGCGTGGGCATTCTGGACGATGATTATTTGCAATATTGTCCTTCCTCAATTGCTATGGTTCAAAAAGTTACGCCGTAGCATTGCCTTTTCAGTATGCGTTGCTTTGGTAGTATGTGTGGGGATGTGGTTTGAGCGTTTTGTAATTATCGTTACCTCACTGCATCGCGGTTATCTGCCGTCGTCGTGGACGATGTTTAGTCCTACGTGGGTGGATATAGGGATATTTGTAGGCACTTTGGGATTTTTCTTTTTGTTGTTCTTATTATATGCAAGGAGCTTCCCAATGATTGCACAAGCAGAAGTGAAAGGTGTCAGCGGACAGGTGTCAGGTCTTAGGTATCAGGGGACAGATGTTAGGGAGCAGGTATCTCTTAACTCTTATCTCTTAACTCTTACCTCTCCTGAAGAACTTTTGGTTACTGTCAAACAACTGAAGCAAGAAGGCAAGGAGATTCAAGAAGTATATACGCCTTTTTATGTACACGGTTTAGACGAAGCCTTAGGACTCAAGCGTACTCGCTTAGGCAAAGCTACTTTTCTATACGGACTCATAGGCTTGTTTTTCGGGTGTTGGCTTACCTATTTCACAATGATAAAAGACTGGCCAATGGATATTGGTGGAAAGCCTAATGCCACTTTCTGGCAAAACCTCCCCGCTTTTATACCCATAATATTCGAGTTGGTTGTATATTTTGCAGCGCATCTATTGGTGATTAGTTTCTTTATCAGAAGTAGGTTATATCCATTCAAAAAAGCTGAAAATCCTATAAAGAAAAGTAGTGATGATAAATTTGTAATTCAGGTAAGAGATAAGAAGTAA
- a CDS encoding family 20 glycosylhydrolase: MKFYIFLIYFWCVSPCVLYAGIDHLLPAPQQVIANGQRYKVASAETHPLIIVERVADLPEIPINKEEGYLLEVTKNYILIRAISGRGVFWAKQTLKQLLVIKGNKAYYEGCKIIDYPAFRVRGFMQDVGRTFMSLEELKREIVLLSQYKINVFHWHLTENQGWRLQSLRYPELNAPSSYERMPAQYYTLQEAKELVAFCKKHNVLLIPEIDMPGHSRAFEKAFGVDMQSEKGMAILKELLDEVVENLDVPYIHIGTDEVVFSNPQFVPEMVAYLRHKGKKVISWNPGWQYKAGEIDMTQLWSYRGKAQKGIPAIDSKFHYINHFDTFGDLVALYNSRILNVAQGDEDHAGAIIGLWNDRYIRGERNILIQNNFYPAMLALAERSWKGGGSEYFDGKGTMLPTDTNDPIFKQFADFERRMYWHKTHHFTTEPFAYVPQTNVVWRITDAFPNNGNLAQSFPPEKALKESYSYEGKTYHTHKAIGAGIYLRHTWGKLVPAFYKNPQPNHTAYVYTYVYSPEEQQVGLWVSFQDYSRSEKDLPPPQGKWDYKESKIWLNDTELSPPIWESTHRELSNEIPLTNENFQVRPPLQVTLNKGWNKVLLKLPVGAFSTPEVRLVKWQFTCVFVTPDGKDAVKNLIYADTQR; encoded by the coding sequence ATGAAGTTTTACATATTTTTGATATACTTTTGGTGTGTTTCTCCTTGTGTGTTGTATGCAGGGATAGACCACTTATTGCCTGCACCGCAACAAGTCATCGCTAATGGACAACGCTACAAGGTAGCCTCAGCAGAAACACACCCTCTCATTATTGTAGAAAGAGTAGCCGATTTGCCCGAAATTCCTATCAATAAAGAAGAAGGGTATCTATTGGAAGTTACCAAAAATTATATCCTCATTAGGGCGATCAGTGGGAGAGGCGTGTTTTGGGCAAAACAAACCCTAAAACAACTTTTGGTTATTAAAGGCAATAAAGCCTATTACGAAGGGTGCAAAATCATCGATTATCCTGCTTTTAGAGTACGAGGTTTTATGCAAGATGTAGGACGCACCTTTATGAGTTTGGAGGAGTTGAAAAGAGAAATAGTACTACTTTCGCAGTATAAAATCAATGTATTTCATTGGCATCTCACTGAAAACCAAGGGTGGCGTTTGCAGAGTTTGCGCTATCCTGAACTCAATGCTCCTTCTAGCTATGAGCGTATGCCTGCCCAATACTATACCCTCCAAGAAGCCAAAGAGTTAGTTGCTTTCTGCAAAAAACACAATGTATTGCTCATCCCCGAAATTGATATGCCTGGACACAGTCGTGCTTTTGAAAAGGCTTTTGGGGTAGATATGCAATCGGAAAAAGGAATGGCAATTCTCAAAGAACTATTGGATGAGGTAGTCGAAAATCTTGATGTTCCTTATATTCATATAGGCACTGATGAAGTAGTTTTTAGCAATCCGCAATTTGTACCCGAAATGGTGGCTTACCTGCGCCATAAAGGCAAAAAGGTGATTTCGTGGAATCCTGGGTGGCAATATAAAGCAGGTGAAATAGATATGACCCAATTGTGGAGTTATCGCGGTAAAGCACAAAAAGGCATCCCTGCTATCGATAGCAAATTTCACTACATCAATCATTTCGATACTTTTGGCGATTTGGTTGCTCTCTACAACAGTAGGATTTTAAATGTAGCCCAAGGCGATGAAGACCACGCGGGAGCTATTATAGGGTTGTGGAATGATCGCTATATCAGAGGAGAGCGAAATATTCTCATTCAAAACAATTTCTATCCTGCGATGCTCGCCTTAGCTGAGCGCTCTTGGAAAGGAGGAGGTAGCGAATATTTCGACGGCAAAGGCACTATGCTTCCCACAGATACCAACGACCCCATATTCAAGCAGTTTGCCGATTTTGAAAGACGTATGTATTGGCATAAAACCCATCATTTTACAACCGAACCCTTTGCCTACGTACCTCAAACCAACGTAGTTTGGCGTATTACCGATGCTTTCCCTAACAATGGCAACCTTGCTCAATCCTTTCCACCTGAGAAAGCTTTAAAAGAAAGCTACTCTTATGAAGGAAAAACTTATCATACCCATAAAGCCATAGGGGCTGGCATTTATTTGCGACATACTTGGGGGAAACTTGTTCCTGCTTTTTATAAAAACCCTCAGCCCAACCACACTGCTTATGTGTACACTTATGTATATTCACCCGAAGAACAGCAGGTTGGTTTATGGGTAAGTTTTCAAGATTACAGTCGGTCGGAAAAAGATCTTCCCCCGCCACAAGGCAAATGGGATTACAAGGAGAGCAAAATTTGGCTAAACGATACTGAACTCTCTCCTCCTATATGGGAATCAACTCACAGAGAACTCTCTAACGAAATACCTCTTACTAACGAAAATTTCCAAGTGCGTCCTCCTTTGCAAGTTACCCTCAACAAGGGATGGAATAAAGTGTTACTCAAGCTCCCCGTGGGTGCTTTCTCTACCCCCGAAGTGCGATTGGTGAAATGGCAATTCACTTGTGTGTTTGTAACTCCCGACGGCAAGGACGCTGTAAAAAATCTTATTTATGCAGATACTCAACGATAA
- a CDS encoding 4Fe-4S dicluster domain-containing protein → MTKESIHNIPTSRRDFLKFLGFSTAVAALAGCEGAVHKTIPYVIQPESIVAGEANYYATCIADGFDFASVLVKTREGRPIAVLRNPEAKAGGAVNARILASVLSLYDENRKPPTIAGEGFWQKIETDTLSALEKAKAKGKQIVMLSQTLASPSSYALVELLKEKYPTFKLIEYDTISEEATLRAFEKRCGLRAMPDYDFSKAKLIVSFDADFLGDWNGGGYEAGYAQGRIPSKANGMSRHIQLEANLSLTGANADERIDLTPQQLKVALAQFYIFLTEYQTSHSEDLPAEINEKLKAIADEVKKAGSDAVIVTGIDKDNAQELTFALNKRLKSKAFIPETPVLTRKGDIVWKFKPLLTDMNEGKVGVLFINNLNPLYSLPNAEAFATGLKKVPFSVSFAIRVDETAVQTTLWAPQPHYLESWGDVEFKYGHYGLMQPCIRPLFNTRQWQDCFLQWIGHKESYYDFIKAHWEGHILKGFSWEQALHDGTFVDKEKRFDFEQQEEERLSLFRTKESFTDISISQLLISQTESPFELSLYTSTALGDGQQANNPWLQELPDPIHRTTWDNFLTMHPSDAQRLSIENWHTADGALDGHQAKVSVNGKSIIAPVLITPAQAQGSVGLALGYGRKSGIQTEMQIGVNAFPLYKDHCKNQGVQIEKADGTHQFACLQLQNELVGRKNILKEISLDTFLNSSAEVWNPQPPKTKKDSTSPHHFKLSIDLNACTGCAACVIACHAENNVPVVGKEEVRRSRDMHWLRIDRYESRENEQRCVGFQPVMCQHCNNAPCETVCPVIATAHGQQGQNQMAYNRCVGTRYCANNCPYKVRRFNWFQYSKNKQFNYNMNNEIGRMVLNPDVTVRSRGVMEKCSLCIQNTQAVILKAKREGRAVAPGEFNNIVACAAACNTGAMVFGDANEEGSKIAQLSASDRMYQLLAELGTDPNVVYQVKVRN, encoded by the coding sequence ATGACTAAAGAGTCCATACATAACATACCAACATCACGGCGGGATTTCCTAAAATTCTTAGGTTTTTCTACAGCAGTGGCTGCCTTAGCAGGTTGCGAAGGGGCGGTACACAAAACAATTCCGTATGTGATACAGCCCGAAAGCATTGTAGCAGGTGAAGCCAATTACTACGCTACTTGCATCGCCGATGGTTTTGACTTTGCCAGCGTACTGGTGAAAACTCGCGAAGGGCGACCCATTGCTGTATTGCGCAACCCCGAAGCCAAAGCAGGAGGGGCAGTGAATGCAAGGATATTGGCATCGGTATTGAGTTTATACGATGAAAATAGGAAACCTCCCACCATTGCAGGGGAAGGTTTTTGGCAGAAAATTGAGACCGATACTCTTTCAGCCTTAGAGAAAGCAAAAGCTAAAGGAAAGCAAATTGTGATGCTCAGCCAAACACTCGCCAGTCCGTCGAGTTATGCTCTTGTAGAACTCCTAAAAGAAAAATACCCTACCTTTAAGCTCATAGAATACGATACCATCTCAGAAGAGGCTACTCTCAGAGCTTTTGAAAAACGTTGTGGACTGCGCGCGATGCCTGATTACGATTTCAGCAAGGCAAAGCTCATCGTTTCCTTTGATGCCGATTTTTTGGGAGATTGGAATGGCGGGGGCTATGAAGCAGGCTATGCGCAAGGGCGTATCCCCAGCAAAGCAAATGGAATGTCACGCCATATTCAGTTGGAAGCCAACCTCAGCCTTACAGGCGCTAATGCCGATGAACGTATCGACCTCACCCCTCAACAACTGAAAGTAGCTTTAGCACAATTCTATATTTTTTTAACAGAATATCAAACTTCTCATTCTGAAGATCTTCCTGCTGAAATTAATGAAAAACTCAAAGCAATAGCCGATGAAGTAAAAAAAGCGGGTAGCGATGCCGTAATCGTAACAGGTATTGATAAGGACAATGCCCAAGAACTCACCTTTGCGCTGAATAAAAGACTGAAAAGCAAGGCTTTTATACCTGAAACACCCGTACTCACGCGCAAAGGAGATATAGTGTGGAAATTCAAACCATTGCTCACCGATATGAACGAAGGCAAGGTAGGCGTTCTCTTTATCAACAATCTCAACCCTTTATACAGTTTGCCTAACGCCGAAGCATTTGCCACAGGCTTGAAAAAAGTACCTTTTTCGGTATCCTTTGCGATACGTGTTGATGAAACTGCCGTGCAAACGACCCTTTGGGCGCCTCAACCTCATTATTTAGAGTCGTGGGGCGATGTAGAATTTAAATACGGGCACTACGGACTGATGCAGCCTTGTATACGTCCGCTTTTCAACACCCGCCAATGGCAAGACTGTTTTTTGCAATGGATAGGACACAAGGAGAGCTATTACGATTTTATCAAAGCTCATTGGGAAGGCCATATCTTAAAAGGATTTTCTTGGGAACAAGCCCTACACGACGGCACTTTTGTAGATAAGGAAAAAAGATTTGATTTTGAACAACAAGAAGAGGAACGACTAAGTTTATTCCGCACCAAAGAATCTTTTACTGATATATCTATCTCTCAATTACTTATAAGCCAAACGGAATCGCCTTTTGAACTTTCTCTCTACACTAGCACCGCTTTGGGCGATGGGCAGCAGGCTAACAATCCTTGGCTACAAGAGCTCCCCGACCCTATCCACCGCACTACGTGGGATAACTTCCTCACGATGCACCCCAGCGATGCCCAGCGTCTGAGTATTGAAAATTGGCATACAGCTGATGGTGCTTTGGACGGGCATCAGGCGAAAGTGAGTGTTAACGGCAAAAGTATCATCGCTCCCGTACTCATCACTCCTGCACAAGCGCAAGGCAGTGTGGGGCTTGCCTTAGGTTATGGGCGCAAGTCAGGTATACAAACCGAAATGCAAATAGGCGTGAATGCCTTCCCTCTTTATAAAGACCATTGTAAAAACCAAGGCGTACAGATAGAAAAAGCAGACGGCACTCACCAATTTGCCTGCTTGCAACTGCAAAATGAATTGGTGGGGCGTAAAAATATTCTTAAAGAAATCAGTTTAGATACTTTCTTAAACTCCTCTGCCGAAGTGTGGAACCCTCAACCCCCTAAAACAAAGAAAGACTCTACCAGCCCACATCACTTTAAACTCTCTATCGACCTGAATGCTTGCACGGGTTGTGCGGCTTGTGTGATCGCTTGCCACGCCGAGAACAATGTGCCCGTAGTAGGCAAAGAAGAAGTGCGTCGCTCGCGCGATATGCACTGGTTGCGCATCGATCGTTATGAATCAAGAGAAAACGAACAAAGGTGCGTAGGCTTTCAGCCCGTGATGTGTCAGCATTGTAATAATGCCCCTTGTGAGACTGTTTGTCCCGTAATCGCTACGGCTCACGGACAGCAAGGACAAAACCAAATGGCTTACAACCGCTGTGTAGGTACGCGCTACTGTGCCAACAACTGCCCCTATAAAGTGCGTAGGTTCAACTGGTTTCAGTATAGTAAAAATAAGCAGTTCAACTACAATATGAACAACGAAATAGGACGTATGGTGCTCAACCCCGATGTAACGGTTCGTTCGCGAGGGGTAATGGAAAAGTGTTCCCTCTGTATCCAGAACACCCAAGCGGTAATACTGAAAGCCAAAAGAGAAGGTCGTGCGGTCGCCCCAGGAGAGTTTAATAATATAGTAGCTTGTGCAGCTGCTTGTAATACAGGGGCTATGGTATTTGGCGATGCTAACGAAGAAGGAAGCAAAATCGCCCAACTCAGTGCCAGCGATCGTATGTATCAGCTTTTAGCTGAGCTGGGGACAGACCCTAATGTGGTGTATCAAGTGAAAGTTAGAAATTAG
- a CDS encoding cytochrome c3 family protein produces MNYQLKKIIIISTLIIAFLGITYALYAFLMQIGVDEGYEPIQPIHFSHKIHAGDNQIDCKYCHSGARTSAVAGVPSLNVCMGCHNTISEYEGEEDLTNGYTKEFYTKEIKKLYEAVGWDEQKFRYTGTSKPVQWIRIHKLPDFTYFNHSQHVAVGGLECQKCHGEVQQMEVVHQYAPLTMGWCINCHRQMPVNANNPYYQHYEEVHKALAKKLNVSKLTVAQMGGLECAKCHY; encoded by the coding sequence ATGAATTATCAATTGAAAAAGATTATCATTATATCAACCCTTATTATTGCCTTTTTGGGCATTACTTACGCTCTTTACGCCTTTCTGATGCAGATAGGGGTAGACGAGGGCTATGAACCTATACAACCTATTCACTTCTCTCACAAAATTCACGCGGGTGATAACCAAATCGATTGTAAATATTGCCATTCAGGGGCACGGACTTCAGCAGTAGCAGGTGTGCCCTCACTCAATGTATGTATGGGTTGCCATAATACCATTTCGGAATATGAGGGTGAGGAGGATCTCACCAATGGTTACACTAAGGAATTTTACACTAAAGAAATCAAGAAATTATACGAAGCAGTAGGCTGGGACGAGCAGAAGTTTCGCTATACGGGCACTTCTAAACCTGTGCAGTGGATACGCATTCACAAACTCCCCGACTTCACTTATTTCAATCACAGTCAGCACGTAGCTGTAGGTGGATTGGAATGTCAGAAATGTCACGGCGAAGTACAACAAATGGAGGTGGTACACCAGTACGCTCCTCTTACGATGGGGTGGTGTATAAACTGCCACCGCCAAATGCCTGTGAATGCTAACAATCCTTATTATCAGCACTATGAAGAAGTGCACAAGGCTTTGGCTAAAAAGTTAAATGTTAGCAAACTAACCGTTGCCCAAATGGGAGGCTTAGAATGTGCTAAATGTCACTACTAA
- the coaE gene encoding dephospho-CoA kinase (Dephospho-CoA kinase (CoaE) performs the final step in coenzyme A biosynthesis.), whose translation MMVVGLTGGIGSGKSTIAKEFAALGIAVFNSDEQAKALIANNAQVKKRIMAAFGEEAYQNEEYNRAYIAQIVFNNSEKLAILNGIVHPALAKYFKQWTKKQTSPYVVKEAAILFESGSYKDCNYIITVTGPEEVRIARVMARDHCTEAQVRARMAQQWSDAQRIALSNTVIENIDLESAKEQVKRIHFQLCQSL comes from the coding sequence ATGATGGTAGTAGGACTCACAGGAGGTATTGGTAGTGGCAAGAGCACTATAGCCAAAGAATTTGCTGCTTTAGGTATCGCAGTATTCAATTCAGATGAACAAGCTAAAGCGCTCATCGCTAACAATGCGCAGGTAAAGAAACGCATTATGGCTGCTTTTGGTGAGGAGGCTTACCAAAATGAAGAGTATAACCGCGCTTATATCGCCCAGATTGTGTTCAACAATTCTGAGAAATTGGCGATACTCAACGGCATTGTACATCCTGCCCTTGCAAAATATTTTAAACAGTGGACAAAGAAGCAAACTTCGCCCTATGTAGTGAAAGAAGCCGCTATCCTCTTTGAGAGTGGAAGCTATAAGGATTGTAATTATATCATCACGGTTACAGGACCTGAGGAGGTGCGCATTGCCCGTGTAATGGCACGCGACCATTGCACCGAAGCCCAAGTGCGAGCGCGTATGGCACAACAATGGAGTGATGCCCAGCGCATTGCCCTCTCAAATACGGTAATTGAGAACATCGATTTAGAAAGTGCCAAAGAACAAGTAAAGAGGATACATTTTCAACTTTGCCAAAGTTTGTAA
- a CDS encoding YbbR-like domain-containing protein has protein sequence MKPFRLFFTNRRNLTFVICLLLSVFIWSLKKLSKNLIRELSVPVTVINLPADKVFLPSAPNYVRITVEGNGFSLLKSYRQNATLTVDFSDLQEVGEHFYTLSKSSKDKLSNTYLSNFRIRSVVSDTLQLYLVPKHTKKIPVVVHLNVEFPKEYQLTELRLLPDSVVASGSQKVIDTLTQVTFQYRHKRPLKDNFGETYTLKSTPWVHYNAHKIVMQAFVDKVSEQELRVPVKVMGVPKESQVKVFPDEVSVLCTGELSILKTLTPNDIEVTADLCEATDNHIPLQLNTHKRRIKVAFMKETSVDFLIRKE, from the coding sequence ATGAAGCCATTTCGCCTCTTTTTCACTAATCGTCGCAACCTCACTTTTGTGATATGCCTGTTGCTCTCGGTATTCATTTGGTCGCTGAAGAAACTCTCTAAAAATCTCATCAGAGAATTATCGGTACCAGTAACGGTTATCAATCTGCCAGCCGACAAGGTATTTTTACCCTCTGCTCCTAACTACGTGAGAATAACAGTAGAAGGCAATGGTTTTTCTCTTCTGAAATCCTACCGACAAAATGCTACCCTCACCGTAGATTTCTCCGATTTACAAGAAGTGGGCGAACACTTTTATACACTCTCTAAAAGCAGTAAGGACAAGCTCAGCAATACTTACCTATCGAATTTCAGAATACGCTCGGTAGTCTCCGATACTCTACAACTATATTTAGTACCCAAACACACCAAAAAAATACCCGTAGTAGTACACCTAAACGTGGAATTCCCTAAAGAATACCAACTTACAGAACTGCGCCTCTTACCCGATTCGGTAGTAGCTTCAGGTAGCCAAAAAGTAATAGATACGCTCACACAAGTAACTTTTCAATACCGACACAAACGTCCGCTAAAAGACAATTTCGGTGAAACTTATACGCTCAAAAGCACTCCTTGGGTACATTATAACGCTCATAAAATTGTGATGCAAGCCTTTGTCGATAAGGTGAGCGAGCAGGAATTGCGCGTACCTGTGAAGGTGATGGGCGTGCCGAAAGAGAGTCAAGTGAAAGTCTTCCCCGACGAAGTGAGTGTACTTTGTACAGGTGAATTGAGTATCTTAAAGACCCTTACTCCTAACGATATTGAAGTAACTGCTGATTTGTGCGAGGCAACCGACAACCATATACCACTACAACTCAATACTCATAAACGACGCATAAAGGTAGCTTTTATGAAAGAAACCTCCGTTGATTTTCTAATACGCAAAGAATGA
- a CDS encoding prephenate dehydrogenase: MKKAVIIGLGLIGGSFALELKKRLGYHIAGIDLNPNHIEKALALGIIDESTDYNHLTDADLVLIAVPVNHIGEVLIEVLNKVGEHTLVMDAGSVKGHICEVVATHPHRQNFVAAHPMAGTEHSGPEAALYNLFDGKVMALCEVEKSNWQLLDRALSIVKALNMRVKMMQPSDHDLHTAYVSHLSHVSSFMLGKTVLEIEKDEAQIFDLASTGFASTVRLAKSDAQMWCPIFLENKDNVLKALNEYIKNLEAFRTLIETEQSEALTQSIHEANYIRKILK, translated from the coding sequence TTGAAAAAAGCAGTCATCATAGGCTTAGGTCTCATAGGAGGTTCCTTTGCTTTAGAATTAAAAAAACGTTTGGGCTATCACATTGCTGGTATCGACCTAAACCCTAATCATATAGAAAAAGCCTTAGCCTTAGGCATCATCGATGAAAGTACAGATTACAACCATCTCACCGATGCCGACCTCGTGCTCATAGCAGTACCCGTGAACCATATAGGCGAAGTGCTTATAGAGGTGCTCAATAAAGTAGGCGAGCACACGTTAGTAATGGACGCAGGTTCTGTAAAAGGTCACATCTGCGAGGTAGTAGCTACGCACCCCCATAGGCAAAATTTTGTAGCAGCGCACCCTATGGCAGGTACCGAGCATTCAGGACCTGAGGCAGCTCTTTACAACCTCTTCGATGGGAAAGTAATGGCACTTTGTGAAGTAGAAAAAAGCAATTGGCAACTGCTTGACCGTGCGTTGAGTATTGTAAAAGCCCTTAATATGCGCGTGAAGATGATGCAACCTTCTGACCACGACTTACATACTGCCTATGTATCACACCTCTCGCACGTAAGTTCGTTTATGCTGGGCAAAACCGTTTTAGAGATAGAAAAAGACGAAGCTCAAATCTTCGATTTAGCCAGCACAGGTTTCGCCTCTACGGTACGTTTGGCAAAAAGTGACGCTCAGATGTGGTGTCCTATCTTTTTGGAGAATAAGGACAATGTGCTAAAAGCCCTCAATGAATATATCAAGAATTTAGAAGCTTTCAGAACTCTCATCGAAACTGAACAATCCGAAGCCCTTACCCAAAGTATCCACGAAGCCAATTATATTAGGAAAATACTCAAATAG